One genomic region from Vitis riparia cultivar Riparia Gloire de Montpellier isolate 1030 chromosome 17, EGFV_Vit.rip_1.0, whole genome shotgun sequence encodes:
- the LOC117904673 gene encoding uncharacterized protein LOC117904673, which yields MERTGRIMRRSVYTFLQQYQFFTSTAALLVLPFSASILLSQAFLPFSSPLLPVIHDRLQFLFKAAGFPPSSQFFTVLNLKLSQTISSSIFTFPFTIAFLLIGKACIIQALNHNKPGFPPSFSSFISLYCPLLITYIWNSLLILSANATAFSVLFIAFNCLEGLGYSSPNFVPFLSAAAAILYSIILANSLIICNLALVLSGMERCGGYIAILKACVMIRGRTSTALSLALPINLALAAVEALFQYRVVRAYHISGKPRSSIALEGLFIAYMYSLLVVLDTIVSCIFFKRCKRGCWTDQDGTHSYRIEIAEEGGKAFENTRISEELP from the coding sequence ATGGAGAGAACAGGGAGGATTATGAGAAGATCAGTCTACACTTTTCTTCAACAGTATCAGTTCTTCACCTCAACTGCAGCCCTTCTTGTGCTCCCCTTCTCTGCCTCAATTCTCCTCTCACAAGCCTTCCTACCCTTCTCCTCGCCTCTCCTACCTGTAATTCATGATCGGTTGCAGTTTCTTTTTAAGGCTGCAGGGTTCCCTCCTTCATCCCAATTCTTCACCGTTCTCAATTTGAAGCTCTCTCAAACcatttcttcctccattttcaCTTTCCCATTCACCATAGCTTTCCTTCTCATTGGGAAAGCATGTATAATTCAGGCTCTCAATCACAATAAACCGGGTTTTCcaccttccttttcttctttcatatCCCTTTACTGCCCCCTCCTCATCACCTATATTTGGAACTCATTATTGATCCTTTCTGCAAACGCCACAGCCTTTTCTGTTCTCTTCATCGCCTTCAATTGTCTGGAAGGATTGGGATACTCTTCTCCCAACTTCGTCCCCTTCCTCTCAGCTGCAGCAGCCATCCTCTACTCCATCATTCTGGCCAATTCTCTCATAATTTGCAACTTGGCATTGGTATTATCAGGGATGGAGAGGTGTGGAGGATATATTGCAATTCTCAAGGCCTGTGTCATGATTCGAGGAAGAACATCAACTGCATTATCATTAGCTCTGCCAATTAATCTGGCCTTGGCTGCAGTTGAAGCACTGTTCCAATACCGGGTTGTAAGAGCTTATCATATTTCTGGGAAGCCCAGATCTTCCATCGCTTTAGAGGGGCTGTTCATCGCTTACATGTACTCCCTCCTTGTAGTGCTTGATACTATTGTGAGTTGCATATTCTTCAAAAGATGTAAGAGAGGTTGCTGGACAGATCAGGATGGTACACACTCTTACCGCATTGAAATTGCAGAAGAGGGTGGTAAAGCTTTCGAAAACACAAGAATTTCAGAGGAACTTCCATGA